One genomic segment of uncultured Ilyobacter sp. includes these proteins:
- a CDS encoding diguanylate cyclase, which yields MKKFWGKFLRSTAVICLFIIFAVNYRFEMIKSIDKFKKESDENHSFMDQSISSVNELLSILETSGTMYYKKNSRVENNDFNFKYFQKDNIYVSTDEAERTVVWIDKISSSWAVKKELDMSEVIATNYGNISKVLPEVAYIYYVSDSGFINIFPKVPKEKYSLLKDINKLDFIKKKLSINKKRGETEPFWSEIYKDPLGDDLLITRGVPVYDGNTLKGLITIGLKSDFFIKKINSNLISDFFLVDGRDNALSSRNFDTKEVSKFYDILPKKIYEKRYKLPDMQPCDIEKIGKYYVYYEQSNSAPWRVYYVTNILKLNSELLKGNLVFIAFWFMALIFLYGSSKRKAVVVDSQQTIEKLQIMLRKIDKEVEKDFLTGAYNRKGFTKITNLELDRMKRYHIDACVVMMDIDHFKKFNDTYGHACGDFVLKSFVKVVTKNIRLSDIVGRWGGEEFLILLPETDYKGALLAAEKIRKMVERETFYYHKQSLKITVTMGVSNLNVRKTLEKTVEEADEAMYVGKKDGRNRVVGYQDIMSKDKDLKWKK from the coding sequence GTGAAAAAGTTTTGGGGGAAATTTCTTAGAAGTACAGCTGTAATTTGCTTATTTATAATTTTTGCAGTTAATTACAGATTTGAAATGATAAAATCCATTGATAAATTTAAAAAAGAATCGGACGAAAATCATAGTTTTATGGATCAAAGTATCTCTTCGGTAAATGAACTTCTCAGTATTCTCGAAACTTCAGGAACAATGTACTATAAGAAAAATTCAAGAGTTGAAAACAATGATTTTAACTTTAAATATTTTCAGAAAGACAATATATATGTATCCACAGACGAAGCAGAAAGAACGGTTGTATGGATAGATAAAATAAGCTCAAGCTGGGCTGTAAAAAAAGAGCTGGATATGTCTGAGGTCATTGCAACCAACTACGGGAATATATCAAAAGTTCTGCCTGAGGTTGCCTATATATATTATGTGTCAGATAGCGGTTTTATAAATATTTTTCCCAAGGTGCCAAAAGAAAAGTATTCTTTACTGAAAGATATCAATAAACTTGATTTTATAAAAAAAAAGCTTTCAATAAATAAAAAGAGGGGAGAAACAGAACCATTTTGGAGTGAGATATACAAAGATCCTTTAGGGGATGACTTGCTCATCACCAGAGGAGTTCCCGTATATGACGGGAATACACTGAAGGGTCTGATAACAATAGGGTTAAAAAGTGATTTTTTTATAAAAAAAATAAATTCAAATCTTATAAGCGATTTTTTTCTAGTAGATGGCAGAGATAATGCACTATCTAGTAGAAATTTTGATACTAAAGAAGTATCAAAATTCTATGATATTCTCCCCAAAAAGATTTATGAGAAGAGATATAAGCTCCCGGATATGCAGCCCTGTGATATAGAAAAGATAGGAAAATATTATGTTTATTATGAACAGTCTAATTCTGCTCCTTGGAGGGTCTATTATGTAACAAATATCTTGAAATTAAATTCTGAGCTTCTAAAGGGCAACTTGGTTTTTATAGCTTTCTGGTTCATGGCCCTGATTTTTTTATACGGTTCTTCAAAACGGAAGGCTGTAGTGGTCGACAGCCAGCAGACAATAGAAAAACTCCAGATTATGCTCAGAAAAATTGACAAAGAGGTCGAAAAGGATTTTTTGACTGGTGCTTACAACAGAAAAGGTTTTACCAAAATAACAAATCTAGAACTAGACAGAATGAAACGATATCATATAGATGCCTGTGTAGTTATGATGGATATAGACCACTTTAAAAAATTCAATGATACTTACGGACATGCATGTGGTGATTTTGTTTTAAAGTCTTTTGTAAAAGTTGTCACTAAAAATATCCGTCTCAGCGATATAGTGGGTAGATGGGGAGGTGAGGAGTTTCTGATACTCCTTCCTGAGACAGACTACAAGGGAGCACTTCTTGCGGCGGAGAAAATAAGAAAGATGGTGGAACGGGAAACCTTCTACTACCACAAACAGTCACTTAAAATCACCGTAACCATGGGAGTCTCAAACCTGAATGTAAGAAAAACACTAGAAAAAACAGTTGAAGAGGCAGATGAGGCCATGTATGTAGGAAAAAAAGACGGAAGGAACCGTGTGGTAGGGTACCAGGATATCATGTCAAAAGATAAAGATCTAAAATGGAAGAAATAA